From Pseudomonas fluorescens, one genomic window encodes:
- a CDS encoding chemotaxis protein CheV: MSTTKARADSLSLLLFTLRSGKLMAINLLKVSEIIPCPPLTRLPDSHPHVKGIATLRGNSLSVIDLSRAIGERPLVDPDGGCLIVTEVSRSRQGLHVQAVSKIVHCLTSDIRPPPYGSGGVRSYITGVTSVDGTLVQVLDIEKVIHGIAPAPLENAPTELSMEEAELLGNARILVVDDSQVALQQSVHTLRNLGLECHTARSAREAIDCLLDLQGTAQQINLIVSDIEMSEMDGYAFTRTLRETPDFAHLYVLLHTSLDSAMNSEKARLSGANALLTKFSSPELTQCLITAAKAVAQQGA, from the coding sequence TCTGCTGTTTACCTTGCGCAGCGGCAAGCTAATGGCGATCAACCTGCTGAAAGTCAGTGAAATCATCCCCTGCCCGCCCCTCACCCGGTTGCCGGATTCCCACCCGCACGTCAAAGGCATCGCCACCTTGCGCGGCAACTCGCTGTCGGTGATTGATCTGAGCCGGGCGATTGGCGAGCGTCCGTTGGTGGACCCCGACGGCGGCTGCCTGATCGTCACCGAAGTCAGCCGCTCCAGGCAGGGCCTGCATGTGCAGGCGGTGAGCAAGATCGTGCACTGCCTGACGTCGGACATTCGCCCGCCGCCCTACGGCTCCGGCGGCGTGCGTTCGTACATCACTGGCGTGACCTCGGTCGACGGTACCCTGGTGCAAGTCCTCGATATCGAAAAAGTCATCCATGGCATCGCTCCGGCGCCGCTGGAAAACGCGCCTACCGAATTGAGCATGGAAGAGGCCGAATTGCTCGGTAACGCGCGGATTCTGGTGGTCGATGACAGCCAGGTGGCGCTGCAACAATCGGTGCACACCCTGCGCAACCTCGGCCTGGAGTGCCATACCGCGCGCAGCGCCCGGGAAGCCATCGACTGCCTGCTGGACCTGCAGGGCACTGCGCAGCAAATCAACCTGATTGTCTCGGACATCGAGATGTCCGAGATGGACGGCTACGCCTTCACCCGCACCCTGCGCGAAACCCCGGATTTCGCCCATCTCTACGTGTTGCTGCACACCTCACTGGACAGCGCGATGAACAGTGAGAAGGCTCGCTTGTCCGGCGCCAACGCACTGCTGACCAAATTCTCCTCGCCTGAACTCACTCAGTGCCTGATCACCGCCGCCAAAGCGGTGGCACAGCAGGGCGCTTGA
- a CDS encoding GNAT family N-acetyltransferase → MGEAWCLLLRRDLRNVLPNAEWPVGINLSTYQPAQAAAVHQLLKAGYQNGGGSVPALDDWRERFERDAEYDPQLCFIAADSQGIVGAIQCWTSAFIHHLVVHPRAQGRGLGWALLLHGFDVFQQRREGYVDLKVMEDNHRARRLYEKAGMYVVHRELLVD, encoded by the coding sequence ATGGGCGAGGCCTGGTGCCTGCTGCTGCGACGTGATTTGCGCAATGTTCTGCCGAACGCTGAGTGGCCGGTGGGCATCAACCTGAGCACTTATCAACCGGCCCAGGCGGCGGCTGTCCATCAGTTACTGAAAGCCGGCTACCAAAATGGCGGCGGCAGCGTGCCGGCCCTGGACGACTGGCGCGAGCGCTTCGAGCGTGACGCCGAATACGATCCGCAGTTGTGCTTTATCGCGGCGGACAGTCAGGGCATCGTCGGGGCGATCCAGTGCTGGACCAGCGCCTTCATCCACCACCTAGTGGTGCATCCACGCGCCCAGGGCCGGGGCCTGGGGTGGGCATTGCTGCTACACGGGTTCGATGTATTTCAACAAAGGCGCGAAGGTTATGTCGACCTGAAGGTCATGGAAGACAACCATCGGGCACGGCGGTTGTACGAAAAGGCTGGCATGTATGTAGTCCACCGAGAATTGCTGGTGGATTGA
- a CDS encoding ArsR/SmtB family transcription factor, with protein sequence MDVEQSELRLANVAAAIADPARARMLCCLLDGRARTATELAVVAQKSPSTASSHFQKLLEQGLVTLVSQGKHRYFQLASADVAKALEGLLSLTSFESPVFKPSTPCHLRHARTCYDHLAGEVGVLLHDALLAGEWMYQEQGDYGLTPKGIERLTRMGMDLSADTPTRRRFAYPCLDWSQRCAHVGGTLGAALLGHMVREKWVVRALDSRALTVTAKGRKRLASAFDIQLEV encoded by the coding sequence ATGGATGTCGAGCAATCCGAGTTGCGTCTGGCCAACGTCGCGGCGGCGATTGCCGATCCGGCCAGGGCGCGAATGTTGTGCTGCTTGCTGGATGGTCGGGCCCGTACGGCCACCGAACTGGCAGTAGTCGCGCAGAAGAGTCCTTCCACGGCATCCAGTCATTTTCAGAAGTTGTTGGAGCAAGGGCTGGTGACGCTGGTTTCCCAGGGAAAACATCGGTACTTCCAACTGGCGAGCGCCGATGTTGCCAAGGCGTTGGAAGGACTGCTGTCGCTCACTTCGTTCGAGTCGCCAGTATTCAAACCCTCCACGCCGTGTCATCTGCGCCACGCCCGTACCTGTTATGACCATTTGGCCGGGGAGGTCGGGGTCCTGTTGCATGATGCCTTGTTGGCGGGCGAGTGGATGTACCAGGAGCAAGGTGACTATGGCCTGACCCCCAAGGGCATCGAGCGCCTGACCCGAATGGGGATGGACCTTTCTGCCGATACCCCGACGCGGCGCCGGTTTGCTTATCCCTGTCTGGATTGGAGCCAGCGCTGCGCCCATGTCGGCGGCACGTTAGGCGCGGCGCTGCTGGGCCATATGGTGCGGGAAAAATGGGTTGTGCGCGCCCTGGACTCTCGTGCATTGACCGTCACAGCCAAAGGACGCAAGCGTCTGGCGAGTGCGTTCGATATCCAGTTGGAGGTCTGA
- a CDS encoding MFS transporter — MKNSAFFGQTVLRCTFILALVGWGVGFYGPPIYMQAVMDRTGWPITLVSTAVTLHFLSGTVVIANLPRMYARFGVPVVTLLGSITLGVGVNLWAQANQPWVLNAGALYSGIGWVTLGATAVNTLIAPWYIKERPKALGKAYNGASLGGVIFSPLWVFLIERFGFGMAALVISLMAVVLMGTLAFLVFNKTPQSLGQHPDNAVSLEPSATTANAAPWTAAQTLKSAKFRSLAAGMSLGLFAQIGLIAHLYSILAGRMGAQDASFAMGLATASAMGGRFIAARLMSRGVDRRQLACLGYAIQMSGTLMLLGLDSHPAVAWVAVLLIGSGIGNATSLPPLIAQTEFSREQTAKVIALMVAISQATYAFAPASFGLIRASLSNPGEAIVALVMAAVIVQTLAILSFYLGSTTRPLGKALY, encoded by the coding sequence ATGAAGAACTCGGCTTTTTTTGGACAAACCGTACTGAGGTGTACGTTCATCCTGGCATTGGTCGGCTGGGGCGTGGGGTTTTACGGGCCGCCTATTTACATGCAGGCCGTGATGGACCGTACAGGCTGGCCAATCACACTGGTATCGACTGCCGTCACCCTGCACTTTCTCAGCGGCACAGTGGTCATCGCCAACCTGCCGCGGATGTATGCCCGTTTCGGAGTGCCTGTCGTTACGTTGCTGGGCAGTATCACTCTGGGCGTCGGGGTGAATCTCTGGGCTCAGGCCAACCAACCGTGGGTGCTGAATGCCGGCGCACTCTATTCGGGCATTGGCTGGGTGACACTGGGAGCCACCGCCGTTAATACCTTGATCGCCCCGTGGTACATCAAGGAGCGTCCCAAGGCCTTGGGCAAGGCGTACAACGGTGCCAGCCTGGGCGGGGTGATTTTCTCGCCCTTGTGGGTGTTCCTGATTGAACGCTTCGGCTTTGGCATGGCGGCGTTGGTGATCAGCCTGATGGCAGTGGTGCTGATGGGCACCCTCGCCTTTCTGGTCTTCAACAAAACCCCGCAAAGCCTGGGGCAACATCCCGACAACGCAGTATCACTGGAACCCAGCGCAACCACCGCCAACGCCGCGCCCTGGACTGCCGCACAGACGCTCAAGTCAGCGAAGTTTCGCTCCCTGGCGGCCGGTATGTCGCTGGGCCTGTTCGCGCAGATAGGCTTGATCGCTCACCTGTATTCGATCCTGGCGGGACGCATGGGTGCCCAGGACGCCTCCTTCGCCATGGGTCTTGCCACCGCCAGCGCAATGGGCGGTCGATTCATTGCTGCTCGCCTGATGAGCCGGGGCGTCGACCGTCGTCAATTGGCCTGCCTCGGCTACGCGATCCAGATGAGCGGAACGCTGATGCTGCTTGGCCTGGACAGTCACCCGGCGGTAGCCTGGGTGGCGGTGCTGCTGATTGGCTCAGGCATCGGCAACGCCACCTCCCTGCCACCGCTGATCGCACAGACCGAGTTCAGCCGCGAACAAACCGCCAAGGTGATCGCGCTAATGGTGGCAATCAGTCAAGCCACTTACGCCTTCGCCCCGGCGTCCTTCGGACTCATACGTGCAAGCCTCTCCAACCCCGGCGAGGCAATCGTCGCCCTCGTTATGGCCGCCGTAATAGTCCAAACACTGGCCATCCTGTCGTTCTATCTCGGTTCGACCACGCGCCCACTGGGCAAAGCGCTCTATTAA
- a CDS encoding YkgJ family cysteine cluster protein, whose product MNTKFSCVGCGKCCSDHHVPLTLAEARMWAADGGAVIVLVEGFLSNGLGLPTEQREHAQRRSVAVPSGAAKAYVTITFAAFNPGRCRNLDEENLCRIYERRPLVCRIYPMEINPHIPLNPGAKDCPPESWERGPELIVGGQLADLELASLIEQSRQADRDDIRIKEALCRRLGIRTSALKGDGFTAYLPDMTAFAQALEQAQADASVDAVEEWQFHVSGDSVAEQMQAAGAWWTVEQPQTYAFISLRAA is encoded by the coding sequence ATGAACACGAAGTTTTCCTGTGTAGGTTGCGGTAAGTGCTGCAGTGACCACCATGTACCCCTGACCCTCGCCGAAGCGCGGATGTGGGCCGCAGACGGCGGTGCCGTGATCGTGCTGGTGGAGGGTTTTCTGAGTAATGGCCTGGGCTTGCCAACCGAACAGCGCGAGCATGCGCAACGGCGCTCGGTGGCGGTGCCCAGTGGCGCAGCCAAGGCCTACGTGACGATCACCTTTGCCGCGTTCAACCCTGGACGCTGCCGGAATCTTGACGAGGAAAACCTTTGTCGGATTTATGAGCGGCGACCGCTGGTGTGTCGGATCTATCCGATGGAAATCAATCCGCATATTCCGCTGAACCCCGGCGCCAAGGACTGTCCACCGGAGTCGTGGGAGCGGGGTCCTGAATTGATTGTCGGTGGTCAATTGGCTGATCTGGAGTTGGCGAGCCTAATCGAACAGTCGCGCCAGGCCGACCGTGATGACATTCGAATCAAGGAAGCACTCTGCCGGCGATTGGGGATTCGCACCAGTGCGCTCAAAGGCGACGGTTTTACCGCGTACTTACCGGACATGACGGCATTTGCCCAGGCGCTGGAACAGGCTCAGGCAGATGCGTCAGTGGATGCGGTCGAGGAGTGGCAGTTTCATGTCTCGGGCGACAGTGTCGCCGAACAGATGCAGGCCGCCGGGGCGTGGTGGACCGTGGAACAACCGCAGACTTACGCGTTTATTTCATTGCGTGCGGCGTGA
- a CDS encoding efflux RND transporter periplasmic adaptor subunit, with protein MPIRKRPLLLVGALIVLVAAGAWMLLRPTSSKLTAPTAIPVRVVSVAERDVPRYVSGIGSVLSLHSVVIRPQIDGILTKLLVKEGQLVKAGDLLASIDDRSIRASLDQAKAQLGESQAQLQVAQVNLKRYKLLSVDDGVSKQTYDQQQALVKQLQATLLGNQAAIDAAQVQLSYTQIRSPVSGRVGIRTVDEGNFLRMSDTQGLFSVTQIDPIAVEFSLPQQMLPTLQGLIDATPAAAVNAYLGADTDGQTGDLLGEGHLTLIDNQINANTGTIRAKAEFDNARQKLWPGQLVTIKIQTALNKDALVVPPTVVQRGLDQHFVYRVKDGKVESVPVQMVYQNSELNIIKGVQAGDVLVSDGQSRLKPGASVQVLDEPPELTQATAPQAQP; from the coding sequence ATGCCCATACGCAAACGACCCCTGCTGCTTGTCGGCGCCCTGATTGTGCTGGTCGCCGCTGGCGCCTGGATGCTGCTGCGTCCGACCTCGAGCAAACTGACGGCGCCGACGGCGATTCCCGTGCGGGTGGTCAGCGTCGCCGAACGCGATGTGCCGCGTTACGTCAGCGGGATCGGCTCGGTGCTGTCACTGCACAGCGTGGTGATTCGTCCGCAGATCGACGGCATCCTTACCAAGCTGCTGGTCAAGGAAGGCCAATTGGTCAAGGCCGGAGATCTGCTGGCCAGTATCGACGACCGTTCGATTCGCGCCAGTCTCGATCAGGCCAAAGCGCAATTAGGCGAAAGCCAGGCGCAACTTCAGGTGGCACAGGTCAATCTCAAACGCTACAAGCTGCTCAGCGTCGACGACGGCGTGTCCAAGCAGACCTACGATCAACAGCAAGCGCTGGTCAAGCAGTTGCAAGCCACCCTGCTGGGTAATCAAGCCGCCATCGATGCCGCGCAGGTACAGCTTTCCTACACGCAGATCCGTTCACCGGTCAGCGGTCGGGTCGGCATTCGCACCGTGGACGAAGGCAACTTCCTGCGCATGAGCGACACCCAGGGCTTGTTCTCAGTGACCCAGATCGACCCCATTGCCGTCGAGTTCTCCCTGCCTCAGCAAATGCTGCCAACCTTGCAGGGGTTGATCGACGCTACGCCGGCAGCGGCGGTCAACGCTTATCTGGGGGCCGACACAGACGGCCAGACTGGTGACCTGCTAGGTGAAGGCCATCTGACTCTGATCGACAACCAGATCAACGCCAACACCGGGACCATCCGCGCCAAGGCCGAATTCGACAACGCCAGGCAAAAGCTCTGGCCCGGGCAACTGGTGACCATCAAGATCCAGACTGCGCTGAACAAGGACGCGTTGGTGGTGCCGCCGACCGTGGTCCAGCGCGGCCTCGACCAGCATTTCGTGTACCGGGTCAAGGACGGCAAGGTCGAATCGGTGCCGGTGCAAATGGTCTACCAGAACAGCGAGCTGAACATCATCAAGGGCGTGCAGGCCGGTGACGTGCTGGTCAGCGACGGCCAATCGCGACTCAAGCCGGGGGCCAGCGTGCAGGTTCTCGACGAACCACCGGAGCTGACCCAAGCCACCGCCCCGCAGGCCCAGCCATGA